A stretch of Pseudomonas taetrolens DNA encodes these proteins:
- a CDS encoding MFS transporter, whose amino-acid sequence MPSASPAHHGLPEHNQQSVKQQWLAILSVAVGAFALVTSEFLPVGVLNDVASDLGISAGHAGLMVTLPGIAAALAAPLLSVGIGASDRRYLLIGLTLLMIIANSVVAFASDFSLLLFGRVLLGISIGGFWATAIALSGRLAPRGVGVAQATSIIMVGVTLATVLGVPVGTWLSGLMGWRMTFLVTALVGVPVLLAQIFLLPRLNPDKAIRISDLPALFINPQARVGLIAVLLIGLAHFAAYTYVAPFFKHSAGFDGPTIGSLLLLYGVAGVMGNIFAGFAANRSVRYTLLLVALMIGSSTALFPYFATGMTGAAMLIALWGFAFGAFPACSSIWMFVVAPKDVERGMPLFVALFQVIIALGSFFGGQIVDHLGSSVLLSLATILVGCGFVIVLVLGRNVSNSLAAQPS is encoded by the coding sequence ATGCCAAGCGCCAGCCCGGCCCATCACGGCCTACCCGAACATAATCAACAGAGTGTCAAACAGCAGTGGCTGGCGATTCTCTCAGTCGCCGTGGGTGCCTTCGCCTTGGTTACCAGCGAGTTTCTCCCGGTGGGCGTACTCAACGATGTCGCCAGCGACCTCGGTATCAGTGCAGGCCACGCCGGTCTGATGGTTACCCTGCCCGGCATAGCGGCTGCCCTCGCCGCCCCCTTGCTGTCTGTGGGCATTGGTGCCTCCGACCGTCGCTATCTGCTTATCGGCCTTACGCTGCTGATGATCATCGCCAACTCGGTGGTGGCCTTCGCCAGCGACTTCAGCCTGCTGCTGTTCGGTCGCGTACTACTGGGCATCAGTATCGGCGGTTTTTGGGCGACTGCCATTGCCCTCAGCGGCCGCTTGGCCCCCAGGGGAGTTGGCGTAGCCCAGGCTACCTCAATCATCATGGTCGGTGTGACCTTGGCCACCGTACTGGGCGTGCCGGTAGGTACTTGGCTGAGTGGCCTGATGGGCTGGCGCATGACCTTCCTGGTAACCGCGCTGGTGGGCGTACCAGTGCTACTGGCGCAGATCTTCCTGCTACCGCGGCTCAACCCGGACAAGGCCATTCGCATCAGTGACCTCCCAGCCTTGTTTATCAATCCACAAGCTCGGGTTGGCTTGATCGCTGTATTGCTGATTGGCCTGGCGCACTTTGCCGCGTACACCTACGTTGCCCCCTTCTTTAAACATAGTGCTGGCTTCGATGGGCCGACTATTGGCTCACTGCTGCTGCTCTATGGCGTGGCAGGGGTTATGGGTAATATTTTCGCCGGTTTCGCCGCCAACCGTAGCGTGCGGTACACCCTGTTACTGGTCGCATTGATGATCGGCAGCAGCACCGCCCTTTTCCCCTATTTCGCCACCGGCATGACCGGCGCGGCGATGCTGATCGCGCTCTGGGGCTTTGCCTTCGGCGCCTTCCCGGCCTGCTCCAGCATTTGGATGTTTGTCGTAGCGCCCAAGGATGTCGAACGCGGCATGCCACTATTTGTCGCCTTGTTCCAGGTAATTATTGCGCTGGGCTCGTTCTTCGGCGGGCAGATCGTCGATCATCTGGGCAGCTCGGTGTTGTTGAGTCTGGCTACGATTTTGGTTGGCTGTGGTTTTGTTATAGTGCTTGTACTGGGGCG